In Hyperolius riggenbachi isolate aHypRig1 chromosome 1, aHypRig1.pri, whole genome shotgun sequence, the genomic window aagaaacgtaaagCAGTAGCGACCATCTGATCAAAAAACAGTTTGTTCTCTAAATATACACATTGATTTTATATACACCCTGTGATTTGAAGAAAAGTCATTTCACAGACCGTAGAAAAGAATTGTCCCATCAGACTTTGTAGGTACGATAAATACTGAGAGTCCTGCTGTAGCCATCCATGGACTCAGGTGTAGGAAAGTCACTTGTGATTGGCTGTCCACGAACAGAAAGGTCCATGGAGGTCAGTCAGTTTGTGGTCCAATGGAGAACAGTTTGTGGTCCATGGAGGACAGTTTTTGGTCCTTGGAGGACAGTATGAGTTGGTTCCTGCATAGAAAGTCCTCAGGAAGACAGGGCACTGGTTTGGGCAGCCACAGTGCCAGGAGATGAGAGCAGAATGAGAAGTTCCTACAGATGTCCCCTGTCCTTATACATAGTTCTTCTTGTCGTAGTCCCCGTTGGATGTCGGTCTGCGAGAGGCAGAGTATCTGACGGGAGGGGTGAACTGCCCCTTCATGGGGCAGGAGAggcacagcagcacccctcctagCAGCAGCAGCGCAGTGGCCGCCCAGCCTACATACAGTGCAGCGCCCATCTCCCTCTTCTTGGAGGCAGGCACATGGGGGTCGTAGAACTCTCTGATGACGATGTTGGCGATCCAGCAGAGGGGGATGAGGACCAGCAGTCCGGTCACCACGTAGATAATTCCTCCAGCAAACACGATCCGGCTCTTCATCTTGCTGCCCTGGAAGCAGGTGGTGCACTGAGCCCCCACTACAGTGACCAGGAGGGCGATGAGCCCCACGATGGATGCCATGACGGTGAGAGCCCTGCCAGCCTGCAGCTCCGGGCTCAGGGCTAGGATGGAGTCATACACCTTGCATTGCATCTGCCCGGTGCTCTGCACAACACACGACATCCACAGTCCCTCCCAGATGAACTGAGCCACCACGATGTTCTGCTCTATGAAAGCAGACACCTGCCACATGGGGAGGGCACATGCCAGGATCACCCCTACCCAGCCCACAATGCTGATCGACAAGCCAAATATCTCCAGGGCGAAGGAGCCCATGACTGCGGTGTGCTCGCTGTGCAACAAGTGATGGGGGGATGCTGCGGAGTTATGTGGCTGCTCCAGCTCTGTAGTTTGGAGTGTGAGAATAGCTGTCCCTTTATCAGCCCGGCTTTTATCGCACAGCCTCTGACTGGTCCTCACATCACAGATCTCTGAGCTCCAAACCACTCGCCTCTCCTAATAAGTAGCTCCCCAAACCCTGGTCCTCCTCCCCCGGGACACTCCggcagccaatcagcggctgcaGCATCCCTCAGCCACCAATGAAACGCCCGGGGCGGACTAGCAGAAGTGTGACCAGTGACTAATAGTGGAAAGTAAGTCGGGACGGGGCTGGAGGGGAGCCAGGATTAGGGTTAGGGGAGCACCTGCCGAAGGAAGAAGGAGTGGCAGAGGAACAAATAGGAAAACGTAAAAAACCTAAGAAGAACGGAAACGAACAAAACACAGGAAAACTTGCAGTGTAATCAGAGTTAATTTTTCACTAGAGGAACATAAAATTACCATTAACTTTCCACAGGGAAATGTATTTAGTAAAATCATTTTACATTGTGTCTTTTATTTTCAGCCAGTCATTTTGAAAACTGTAACAATTAATTGCGAACTCCAATGAAAACAGATTGGAATCTCTTGGTTCACAGATACAAatgtgtccagtcctgtcagtttttgacagttttgtatgtgtttctatgaatgtgttcacacataaataggTTTTGTATCAGTTATCTATgggtgtacatttccggtctaGTCAGATAGCACCCAATTCACACTGGCAATTACTGGCAAACATATCCGTTAAAACGgatctgattacctgtcaattagATCCATTTTCACTCTGTTTGCTGTTCAGCTGCTTCCTTTCCGTTTCCTCACATCCCCCCAGACCCACATCAGCAAAGTGGATTTTGTTGGCTAGAACGGTGTGAAGAACGTTCCGTTTTctgattgcccccaatgcagtgcttcag contains:
- the CLDN5 gene encoding claudin-5, whose product is MGSFALEIFGLSISIVGWVGVILACALPMWQVSAFIEQNIVVAQFIWEGLWMSCVVQSTGQMQCKVYDSILALSPELQAGRALTVMASIVGLIALLVTVVGAQCTTCFQGSKMKSRIVFAGGIIYVVTGLLVLIPLCWIANIVIREFYDPHVPASKKREMGAALYVGWAATALLLLGGVLLCLSCPMKGQFTPPVRYSASRRPTSNGDYDKKNYV